Proteins encoded together in one Solanum lycopersicum chromosome 7, SLM_r2.1 window:
- the LOC138337325 gene encoding uncharacterized mitochondrial protein AtMg00810-like, with product MEVSRTGSGLFLHQSKYARDLLEKPGLEKCTSQPTPMAVSSSPNGADTPFADITHFRSLIGALQYLTITRPDIQFAVNRVAQRMHQPSEHDYHCLKRVLRYIFCTLGHGLLIRPGTWSFGIS from the coding sequence atggaggtttctcggacaggcagcggcttgtttcttcatcagtcaaaatatgctcgagatctgttggaGAAACCTGGACtagaaaaatgcaccagtcaaccaacaccgatggcagtctcttcatcTCCGAATGGAGctgacaccccctttgccgatatcacccactttcGCAGCCttattggggctctacagtatctgacCATTACCCgccctgacatccagtttgctgtcaaccgagttgctcagcgcatgcatcaaccaagtgaacatgattaccattgtctaaaacgcgtGCTCAGGTACATTTTTTGCACTCTTGGTcatggtttactcattcgaccggggacttggagcttcggcaTTTCttag